The proteins below come from a single Plantactinospora sp. KBS50 genomic window:
- the map gene encoding type I methionyl aminopeptidase has translation MIELKSAEEIDRMAVAGQFVGELLAELSDVAEVGVNLMDLEHHARRRISERGAESCYWDYAPSFGRGPFRNVLCLSVNDAVLHGLPHSYPLRDGDLLSIDMAVGIDGWVADSALSVIVGTPDPADLRLIEATEVALAAGIAAAAPGGRLGDISAAIGEVARSYGYGVNAEFGGHGIGRTMHEAPHVPNTGRARRGIRLDPGLTIAIEPWFCRTTDKIKFDRDGWTIRSADGSRTAHSEHTVAITPSGTRVLTRRPARGTAAAGPASKPGTAS, from the coding sequence GTGATCGAGCTCAAGTCCGCCGAGGAGATCGACCGGATGGCGGTGGCCGGCCAGTTCGTCGGCGAACTGCTCGCGGAGTTGAGCGATGTCGCCGAGGTCGGCGTCAACCTGATGGACCTCGAACACCACGCCCGCCGCCGGATCTCCGAACGCGGCGCCGAATCCTGCTACTGGGACTACGCCCCGTCGTTCGGCCGCGGCCCGTTCCGCAACGTGCTGTGCCTGTCGGTCAACGACGCCGTGCTGCACGGCCTGCCACACAGCTATCCGCTGCGCGACGGCGACCTGCTCAGCATCGACATGGCGGTCGGCATCGACGGCTGGGTCGCCGACTCCGCGCTCTCCGTCATCGTCGGCACCCCCGATCCGGCCGACCTGCGGCTGATCGAGGCCACCGAGGTGGCCCTGGCGGCCGGCATCGCCGCCGCGGCCCCCGGTGGCCGGCTCGGCGACATCTCCGCCGCGATCGGCGAGGTGGCCCGCTCCTACGGCTACGGCGTCAACGCCGAGTTCGGCGGCCACGGCATCGGCCGCACCATGCACGAGGCACCGCACGTGCCCAACACCGGCCGCGCCCGCCGCGGGATACGGCTCGATCCCGGCCTCACCATCGCCATCGAACCCTGGTTCTGCCGGACCACCGACAAGATCAAATTTGATCGGGACGGCTGGACGATCCGCTCCGCCGACGGCTCCCGCACCGCCCACTCCGAACACACCGTCGCCATCACCCCGTCCGGCACCCGGGTGCTGACCCGGCGGCCCGCGCGGGGCACCGCCGCGGCCGGCCCGGCCAGCAAGCCCGGCACGGCCTCCTGA
- a CDS encoding alpha/beta fold hydrolase: MSGAPARRRSGIPAPRTAVRAASIVGAAVGVAAAGVAAGIAAERAVVRRSKRVTDPYADEVFGPQPCEEEFPLRLPDGTDLHVEIVEAPAAAAAGHPTLVFVHGFCLDMGTFHFQRTALARRGGHRMVFYDQPGHGRSGSLRSGEYDLARLGDALREVVERTVPNGPLVLVGHSMGGMTIMALAERYPDLFGNRVVGTVLMATSAGRLRQTRLGVPAVLSRAGTPLLPILDNATRLSGGVLDRARRATTNVAWLLTRRYGFGTSRPSPALVSYVEEMNSHTSAETVARYLRTLYTHSRHPALAALAGTPTLVIVGDKDLITPPEQSAEIVRRLPDAQFVLVPESGHVVMLEHADVVNAALMDFLDRLEK; encoded by the coding sequence ATGAGCGGTGCGCCGGCCCGGCGCCGGTCGGGGATTCCCGCGCCCCGCACGGCGGTACGCGCGGCCAGCATCGTCGGCGCCGCGGTGGGGGTGGCCGCCGCCGGGGTGGCCGCCGGCATCGCGGCGGAACGGGCGGTGGTCCGCCGCTCCAAGCGGGTCACCGACCCGTACGCGGACGAGGTGTTCGGCCCGCAGCCGTGCGAGGAGGAGTTCCCGCTGCGGCTGCCGGACGGCACGGACCTGCACGTCGAGATCGTGGAGGCGCCGGCCGCGGCGGCCGCCGGGCACCCCACGCTGGTGTTCGTGCACGGTTTCTGCCTGGACATGGGCACCTTCCACTTCCAGCGCACCGCCCTGGCCCGGCGCGGCGGGCACCGGATGGTCTTCTACGACCAGCCCGGCCACGGCCGGTCCGGCTCGCTGCGGTCCGGCGAGTACGACCTGGCCCGGCTCGGCGACGCCCTGCGCGAGGTGGTCGAGCGCACGGTGCCGAACGGTCCACTGGTGCTGGTCGGGCACTCGATGGGCGGCATGACCATCATGGCGCTGGCCGAGCGGTATCCGGACCTGTTCGGCAACCGGGTGGTCGGCACCGTGCTGATGGCCACCTCGGCCGGCCGGCTGCGGCAGACCCGGCTGGGTGTGCCGGCCGTGCTGAGCCGGGCGGGCACCCCGCTGCTGCCCATTCTGGACAACGCCACCCGGCTCTCCGGCGGCGTGCTGGACCGGGCGCGGCGGGCCACCACCAACGTCGCCTGGCTGCTGACCCGCCGGTACGGGTTCGGCACCAGCCGGCCCAGTCCCGCGCTGGTCTCCTACGTGGAGGAGATGAACAGCCACACCAGCGCCGAGACGGTGGCGCGGTACCTGCGTACCCTGTACACGCATTCCCGGCATCCGGCGCTGGCGGCGCTCGCCGGTACCCCGACCCTGGTGATCGTCGGCGACAAGGACCTGATCACGCCGCCCGAGCAGTCCGCGGAGATCGTGCGCCGGCTGCCGGACGCGCAGTTCGTGCTGGTACCGGAGAGCGGTCACGTGGTGATGCTGGAGCATGCCGACGTCGTCAACGCGGCGCTGATGGACTTTCTGGACAGGTTGGAGAAGTGA
- the ung gene encoding uracil-DNA glycosylase has translation MTDAAPASVPTLDLPALLPPAWREALAPHLEPADTAALGAFVAREYASRQVYPPVEDLFAAYRLCQPQDCRVLLLGQDPYHRAGQAHGLSFSVRPGVRVPPSLRNVFRELAADLEVDPPVGGDLTGWAEQGVLLLNSVLTVREGSPNSHAGHGWEAFTDATIRALDARAERIVFLLWGGYARRKRGLIVNPAHVVLEAGHPSPLNPRGFRGCRAFSATNKALADAGRPTIVWEHPAG, from the coding sequence ATGACCGACGCCGCACCCGCATCCGTACCCACCCTCGACCTGCCCGCGCTGTTGCCGCCCGCCTGGCGGGAGGCGCTGGCGCCCCACCTGGAGCCCGCCGACACGGCCGCGCTCGGCGCGTTCGTCGCGCGGGAGTACGCGAGCCGCCAGGTCTACCCGCCGGTCGAGGACCTGTTCGCCGCCTACCGGCTGTGCCAGCCGCAGGACTGCCGGGTGCTGCTGCTGGGCCAGGACCCGTACCACCGGGCCGGCCAGGCGCACGGGTTGAGCTTCAGCGTCCGGCCCGGCGTACGCGTCCCGCCCTCGCTGCGCAACGTCTTCCGGGAGCTGGCCGCGGACCTGGAGGTGGATCCGCCGGTCGGCGGCGACCTGACCGGCTGGGCGGAACAGGGCGTGCTGCTGCTCAACTCGGTGCTCACGGTCCGCGAGGGCAGCCCGAACTCGCACGCCGGCCACGGCTGGGAGGCGTTCACCGACGCGACCATCCGCGCCCTGGACGCCCGTGCCGAGCGGATCGTCTTCCTGCTCTGGGGCGGGTACGCCCGGCGCAAGCGGGGGCTGATCGTGAACCCCGCGCACGTGGTGCTGGAGGCCGGTCATCCCAGCCCGCTCAACCCGCGCGGCTTCCGCGGCTGCCGGGCGTTCAGCGCGACCAACAAGGCGCTGGCCGACGCGGGCCGCCCGACCATCGTCTGGGAGCACCCGGCCGGCTGA
- the alr gene encoding alanine racemase — protein MWQAEVRIDLDAIRGNVARLRAGTTAEVMAVVKADGYGHGLLPAARAALDGGATWLGVCTLDEALALRRGGITVPVLAWLLAPGLPLHEGVEAQVDLSAASLDQLRELVEAAEQAGRTARIHLKIDTGLSRGGATVTEWPELVEAAAKAQAEGSVEVVGVWSHLVYADQPDHPTIDQQVSAFHDALAVAGQAGLRPRYRHLANSAATLTRPDTHFDLVRPGVAVYGLSPIAGDTFGLRPAMTARARVMLVKRVPAGTGVSYGHTYHTQRETTLAVVPLGYADGVPRHASGVGPVRLAGRNRTIAGRVCMDQIVLDCGDDPVAAGDVATLFGSGEDGGPTADDWAAVVGTINYEIVTRFGSVRVPRVYDGIRT, from the coding sequence ATGTGGCAGGCAGAGGTGCGGATCGACCTCGACGCGATCCGCGGCAACGTGGCGCGGCTGCGGGCCGGGACGACCGCCGAGGTGATGGCGGTCGTCAAGGCCGACGGGTACGGCCACGGCCTGTTGCCGGCGGCCCGGGCGGCACTCGACGGCGGCGCCACCTGGCTGGGCGTCTGCACCCTCGACGAGGCGCTCGCGCTGCGTCGGGGCGGCATCACCGTGCCGGTGCTGGCCTGGCTGCTCGCCCCCGGCCTGCCGCTGCACGAGGGCGTCGAGGCGCAGGTGGATCTCAGCGCCGCGAGCCTGGACCAGCTTCGTGAACTGGTCGAGGCCGCCGAGCAGGCGGGCCGGACGGCCCGGATCCACCTGAAGATCGACACCGGGCTGTCCCGCGGCGGCGCCACCGTGACCGAGTGGCCGGAACTGGTCGAGGCCGCCGCCAAGGCCCAGGCCGAGGGGTCCGTCGAGGTGGTCGGCGTGTGGAGCCACCTGGTGTACGCCGACCAGCCCGATCACCCCACCATCGACCAGCAGGTGTCGGCGTTCCACGACGCGCTGGCGGTGGCCGGGCAGGCCGGCCTGCGGCCGCGCTACCGGCACCTGGCCAACTCGGCGGCCACGCTGACCCGCCCGGACACCCACTTCGACCTCGTCCGGCCCGGGGTCGCGGTGTACGGGCTGTCCCCGATCGCCGGGGACACGTTCGGGCTGCGTCCCGCGATGACCGCCCGGGCCCGGGTGATGCTGGTCAAGCGGGTGCCGGCCGGCACCGGGGTGTCGTACGGCCACACGTACCACACGCAGCGGGAGACCACCCTGGCCGTGGTGCCGCTGGGCTACGCCGACGGCGTACCGCGGCACGCCTCGGGCGTCGGCCCGGTGCGGCTGGCCGGGCGCAACCGCACGATCGCCGGCCGGGTGTGCATGGACCAGATCGTGCTGGACTGCGGCGACGATCCGGTCGCCGCCGGAGACGTGGCCACGCTCTTCGGCAGCGGCGAGGACGGCGGGCCGACCGCCGACGACTGGGCGGCCGTGGTGGGCACGATCAACTACGAGATCGTCACCCGGTTCGGCAGCGTCCGGGTGCCCCGGGTGTACGACGGGATCCGGACATGA
- a CDS encoding NAD(P)H-hydrate dehydratase: MRAAWRVADVRSAEQALLATVPPDTLMHRAAAGLARRCGLLLGAAGGVYGSRVLLLVGSGDNGGDAMFAGALLAGRGAAVSALLLRPDRAHRAALAALRAAGGRTVETLPERADLVLDGIVGIGGRGGLREPAARLVAGLAGLTDRSGARPPVVAVDIPSGVEVDTGDVPHSGDGAPTAVTADVTVTFGCLKPALVVGPAAARAGQVELVDIGLDPWLRTEPAVRIPDGADILGWWPELDAASEKYTRGVVGVATGSATYPGAAVLSVAGALAGPTGLVRYAGGAKAEVLHHHPSVIATERVSDAGRVQAWVCGSGLGSGEPAATALRTVLAAPVPVVLDADGLTLLVDGSAADRLRDRDAPVVVTPHDREFARLAGESPGSDRVGAAQRLAAWMNAVVLLKGDRTIVATPAGRAYANPTGTPALATGGTGDVLAGLLGSLLAAGLAPEHAAVAAAYLHGLAGRAAARRGPVTAPDVATALRDVVPADQRADDR; this comes from the coding sequence ATGAGGGCCGCCTGGCGGGTCGCCGACGTGCGTTCGGCCGAACAGGCGCTGCTCGCCACCGTCCCACCGGACACCCTCATGCACCGGGCCGCCGCCGGGCTCGCCCGCCGCTGCGGGCTGCTGCTGGGCGCGGCCGGCGGCGTGTACGGCTCCAGGGTGCTGCTCCTGGTCGGCTCGGGGGACAACGGTGGCGACGCGATGTTCGCCGGTGCGCTGCTGGCCGGCCGGGGCGCGGCGGTCAGCGCGCTGCTGCTGCGGCCGGACCGGGCGCACCGCGCCGCGCTCGCCGCCCTGCGCGCGGCCGGCGGCCGTACCGTCGAGACGCTGCCGGAGCGCGCGGACCTCGTGCTGGACGGGATCGTCGGGATCGGCGGCCGCGGCGGGCTGCGCGAGCCGGCCGCCCGGCTGGTGGCCGGGCTGGCCGGGTTGACCGACCGGTCCGGCGCCCGCCCCCCGGTGGTGGCCGTCGACATCCCGAGCGGGGTGGAGGTGGACACCGGGGACGTGCCGCACTCCGGCGACGGCGCACCGACGGCGGTGACCGCGGACGTCACGGTGACCTTCGGCTGCCTCAAACCGGCCCTCGTGGTGGGGCCGGCCGCGGCCCGGGCCGGCCAGGTCGAGCTGGTGGACATCGGACTGGACCCGTGGCTGCGCACCGAGCCGGCGGTGCGGATCCCGGACGGCGCCGACATCCTCGGCTGGTGGCCGGAACTGGACGCCGCGTCCGAGAAGTACACCCGCGGCGTGGTGGGGGTGGCCACCGGTTCGGCCACCTATCCCGGCGCGGCCGTGCTCTCGGTGGCCGGCGCGCTGGCCGGGCCGACCGGTCTGGTGCGGTACGCGGGCGGGGCGAAGGCCGAGGTGCTGCACCACCACCCGTCGGTGATCGCCACCGAGCGGGTGTCCGACGCGGGCCGGGTGCAGGCCTGGGTGTGCGGCTCGGGGCTGGGCTCCGGCGAACCGGCCGCGACCGCCCTGCGTACCGTGCTGGCGGCCCCGGTACCGGTGGTGCTGGACGCCGACGGGCTCACCCTGCTGGTCGACGGCTCGGCCGCGGACCGGCTGCGGGACCGGGACGCGCCGGTGGTGGTCACCCCGCACGACCGGGAGTTCGCCCGGCTCGCCGGCGAGTCGCCCGGGTCGGACCGGGTCGGCGCCGCGCAGCGACTGGCGGCCTGGATGAACGCGGTGGTGCTGCTCAAGGGGGACCGGACCATCGTGGCCACCCCGGCGGGCCGGGCGTACGCCAATCCGACCGGCACCCCGGCGCTGGCCACCGGCGGCACCGGGGACGTGCTGGCCGGGCTGCTCGGCTCGCTGCTGGCCGCCGGACTGGCTCCGGAACACGCCGCGGTGGCCGCGGCGTACCTGCACGGGCTGGCCGGCCGGGCGGCGGCCCGGCGCGGCCCGGTGACCGCGCCGGACGTGGCGACCGCACTGCGCGACGTGGTGCCGGCCGATCAGCGGGCCGACGATCGCTAG
- the tsaE gene encoding tRNA (adenosine(37)-N6)-threonylcarbamoyltransferase complex ATPase subunit type 1 TsaE, with translation MRSLPTVEDTHAFGRTLAGRLRAGDLLVLTGPLGAGKTALVQGIGAGLGVAGEVTSPTFVIARVHRADPDRGGRVPLVHADAYRLGDATDPRAEIDDLDLDASMDEAVTVVEWGEGLVEQLGDAHLRIRIDRRDDDTRLVELEPVGGDWADRLAGWS, from the coding sequence GTGCGGAGCTTGCCCACGGTGGAGGACACCCACGCATTCGGCCGGACGCTCGCGGGCCGGCTGCGCGCCGGTGACCTGCTGGTGCTCACCGGTCCGCTGGGGGCCGGCAAGACGGCGCTGGTCCAGGGGATCGGTGCGGGTCTCGGGGTGGCCGGCGAGGTCACCTCGCCGACCTTCGTCATCGCCCGGGTGCACCGTGCCGATCCCGACCGGGGCGGCCGGGTGCCGCTGGTGCACGCCGACGCGTACCGGCTGGGCGACGCGACCGACCCGCGGGCCGAGATCGACGACCTGGACCTGGACGCCTCGATGGACGAGGCGGTCACCGTGGTCGAGTGGGGCGAGGGCCTGGTGGAACAGCTGGGCGACGCCCATCTGCGGATCCGGATCGACCGCCGGGACGACGACACCCGGCTTGTCGAGTTGGAACCGGTGGGCGGCGACTGGGCGGACCGGCTGGCCGGCTGGAGCTGA
- the tsaD gene encoding tRNA (adenosine(37)-N6)-threonylcarbamoyltransferase complex transferase subunit TsaD, with amino-acid sequence MADEPLILGIETSCDETGVGIVRGHTLLADAIASSVAEHARFGGVVPEVASRAHLEAIVPTMRRALAEAGVTIADIDAIAVTAGPGLAGALLVGVAAAKGYALAAEKPVYGVNHLAAHVAVDTLEHGPLPEPAIALLVSGGHSSLLLVDDLARGVTPLGATIDDAAGEAFDKVARLLGLPFPGGPPIDREARAGDAAAIAFPRGLTAPKDQAAHRYDFSFSGLKTAVARWVEARQRAGEPVPVADVAASFQEAVCDVLTAKAIDACRANGVQTLVIGGGVAANSRLRAVAEQRAARHGIRVRVPRPKLCTDNGAMVAALGAHLVAADVAPSKLDLPADSALPLTVVSVQADRYGRRTTG; translated from the coding sequence ATGGCTGACGAACCGCTGATCCTCGGCATCGAGACGTCCTGCGACGAGACGGGCGTGGGCATCGTCCGCGGGCACACCCTGCTGGCCGACGCCATCGCCTCCAGCGTCGCCGAGCACGCCCGGTTCGGCGGGGTGGTGCCAGAGGTGGCCAGCCGGGCGCACCTAGAGGCGATCGTGCCGACCATGCGGCGGGCGCTGGCGGAGGCGGGGGTGACGATCGCCGACATCGACGCTATCGCGGTCACCGCCGGGCCGGGCCTGGCCGGGGCGCTGCTGGTCGGCGTCGCCGCCGCGAAGGGGTACGCGCTTGCCGCCGAGAAGCCGGTGTACGGGGTGAACCACCTGGCCGCGCACGTGGCGGTGGACACCCTGGAGCACGGCCCGCTGCCCGAGCCGGCCATCGCGCTGCTGGTCTCCGGCGGGCACTCCTCGCTGCTGCTGGTCGACGACCTGGCCCGCGGGGTGACGCCGCTGGGCGCCACCATCGACGACGCGGCCGGCGAGGCGTTCGACAAGGTCGCCCGGCTGCTCGGGCTGCCGTTCCCGGGCGGGCCGCCGATCGACCGCGAGGCGCGGGCCGGGGACGCGGCGGCCATCGCGTTCCCGCGCGGGCTGACCGCGCCGAAGGACCAGGCCGCGCACCGGTACGACTTCTCGTTCTCGGGCCTGAAGACGGCGGTGGCCCGCTGGGTGGAGGCCCGGCAACGGGCCGGCGAGCCGGTGCCGGTGGCGGATGTGGCGGCCTCGTTCCAGGAGGCGGTCTGCGACGTGCTGACCGCGAAGGCGATCGACGCCTGCCGGGCGAACGGGGTGCAGACCCTGGTCATCGGCGGCGGCGTGGCGGCGAACTCCCGGCTGCGGGCGGTGGCCGAGCAGCGGGCCGCCCGGCACGGCATCCGGGTGCGGGTGCCGAGGCCGAAGTTGTGCACCGACAACGGCGCCATGGTGGCGGCGCTCGGCGCGCACCTGGTGGCCGCCGACGTCGCACCGAGCAAACTGGACCTGCCGGCCGACAGCGCGCTGCCGCTGACGGTGGTCAGCGTCCAGGCCGACCGGTACGGGAGGAGGACGACCGGATGA
- a CDS encoding ABC transporter ATP-binding protein: protein MPALPVVDPGVPDRRSPSRLLLWLAARTGAWLTAGIVFGIVWMVSQALMPAAIGRAVDAITGRDEAELLRWSLLLLALGLTQAGSGVLRHRMASANWLAAAYRTVQVTIDQANRLGATLPRRMAAGEVVSIGTADIGQLGGAMDITARGSGAVVAIGTVTAILLAASVRLGLVVLLGVPVLLAIVGLLIRPLHRRQQTYRDQQAALATRAVDIVAGLRVLRGIGGEPVVSERYRRESQVLRADGVRVARVESLLAGAEILLPGAFVALVTWLGARFVLRGEITAGQLVAFYGYAAFLVGPMRTITEVIDKITKGHVAARRVVDLLRLVPEISDPGTPVPSPGPGELVDAASGLVLRTGRCTALVAAAPEDAVRIADRLGRYAPGEVTLRGVPLGDLPLATVRRRIMVADNDAVLFSGPLRAELDPRDDADEGRITAALRVADATDIVEALPEGLAAPVTARGREFSGGQQQRLRLARALVADPEILILVEPTSAVDAHTEARIADRLGPARTGRTTLICTSSPLVLDRVDHVVFVRDGRTVAEGTHRDLLAAVPEYRATVSRAEAEDPRDDRIEVGR, encoded by the coding sequence ATGCCCGCGCTGCCGGTCGTTGATCCCGGTGTTCCCGATCGCCGATCGCCGTCCCGGCTGCTGCTCTGGCTGGCCGCGCGCACCGGGGCGTGGCTGACCGCCGGGATCGTGTTCGGCATCGTCTGGATGGTCAGCCAGGCGCTGATGCCGGCGGCCATCGGGCGGGCGGTCGACGCCATCACCGGCCGGGACGAGGCCGAACTGCTCCGGTGGAGCCTGCTGCTGCTCGCCCTCGGGCTCACCCAGGCCGGCTCCGGTGTGCTGCGGCACCGGATGGCGAGCGCCAACTGGCTTGCTGCGGCGTACCGGACCGTGCAGGTGACCATCGACCAGGCCAACCGGTTGGGCGCCACGCTGCCCCGCCGGATGGCCGCCGGTGAGGTGGTCAGCATCGGCACCGCCGACATCGGCCAGCTCGGCGGGGCGATGGACATCACGGCCCGGGGCTCGGGCGCCGTCGTCGCGATCGGCACCGTCACCGCCATCCTGCTCGCCGCCTCGGTCCGGCTGGGGCTGGTCGTGCTGCTCGGGGTGCCGGTGCTGCTGGCCATCGTCGGCCTGCTGATCCGACCGCTGCACCGGCGCCAGCAGACGTACCGGGACCAGCAGGCCGCGCTGGCCACCCGGGCGGTCGACATCGTGGCCGGGCTGCGGGTGCTGCGCGGGATCGGCGGCGAACCGGTGGTCTCGGAGCGCTACCGCAGGGAGTCGCAGGTGCTGCGCGCCGACGGCGTACGGGTGGCCCGGGTGGAGTCGCTGCTGGCCGGGGCGGAGATCCTGCTGCCCGGCGCATTCGTGGCGCTGGTCACCTGGCTGGGCGCCCGGTTCGTGTTGCGCGGCGAGATCACCGCCGGGCAACTCGTGGCGTTCTACGGGTACGCGGCGTTCCTGGTCGGACCGATGCGGACCATCACCGAGGTCATCGACAAGATCACCAAGGGGCACGTGGCGGCCCGCCGGGTGGTCGACCTGCTCCGGCTGGTGCCGGAGATCTCCGACCCCGGTACGCCGGTGCCGTCGCCCGGTCCGGGGGAACTGGTCGACGCCGCCTCCGGGCTGGTGCTCCGGACGGGTCGGTGCACCGCGCTGGTGGCCGCCGCACCCGAGGACGCCGTCCGGATCGCCGACCGCCTCGGCCGGTACGCGCCGGGCGAGGTCACCCTGCGCGGCGTACCGCTGGGGGATCTTCCCCTGGCGACGGTCCGGCGGCGGATCATGGTGGCCGACAACGACGCCGTGCTGTTCTCCGGGCCGCTGCGGGCGGAGCTGGACCCCCGGGACGACGCCGACGAGGGGCGGATCACGGCGGCGCTGCGGGTGGCCGACGCCACCGACATCGTCGAGGCACTTCCGGAGGGTCTGGCCGCGCCGGTGACCGCACGCGGCCGGGAGTTCTCCGGCGGGCAGCAGCAACGGTTGCGGCTGGCGCGGGCGCTGGTCGCCGACCCGGAGATCCTCATCCTGGTCGAACCGACCAGCGCGGTCGACGCGCACACCGAGGCGCGGATCGCCGACCGGCTGGGGCCGGCGCGCACCGGCCGGACCACGCTGATCTGCACCAGCAGCCCGCTCGTGCTGGACCGGGTCGACCACGTGGTCTTCGTCCGGGACGGCCGGACGGTGGCCGAGGGCACGCACCGCGACCTGCTGGCCGCCGTGCCGGAGTACCGGGCCACGGTGAGCCGGGCCGAGGCCGAGGATCCGCGGGACGACCGGATCGAGGTGGGACGATGA
- a CDS encoding holo-ACP synthase, with product MIVAVGIDVVLVDRFARALARTPLLADRLFTEAERTTGSGNPRSAESLAARFAAKEAVAKALGAPAGLHWHDCEVVADPDGRPWLTVSGTVAAAAVERGVNRWHLSLSHDGGIASAMVVAER from the coding sequence GTGATCGTCGCAGTCGGTATTGACGTCGTTCTCGTCGATCGCTTCGCCCGTGCCCTGGCCCGGACACCGTTGCTGGCCGACCGGCTGTTCACCGAGGCGGAGCGGACGACCGGATCCGGCAACCCGCGCTCGGCCGAGTCGCTGGCCGCGCGGTTCGCCGCGAAGGAGGCGGTGGCCAAGGCGCTGGGCGCGCCGGCCGGGCTGCACTGGCACGACTGCGAGGTGGTGGCCGACCCGGACGGGCGGCCCTGGCTGACCGTCTCCGGCACGGTGGCGGCCGCGGCGGTCGAGCGCGGCGTCAACCGCTGGCACCTGTCGCTCTCGCACGACGGCGGCATCGCCTCGGCCATGGTGGTGGCGGAACGATGA
- the tsaB gene encoding tRNA (adenosine(37)-N6)-threonylcarbamoyltransferase complex dimerization subunit type 1 TsaB, with product MLVLVVDSSTPAVTAALAELTGTAVAIRAERRTVDARAHGELLAPGIDAVLAEAGVRPADLAAIVAGTGPGPFTGLRVGLVTAATMGQVLGIPTYGVCSLDALGRAAAGAGPVLVASDARRREVYWAVYDGAGGRLAGPEVGPAEDAVARARDLGVDAAVGEGAHRYAERIDLPLRAEPRFPPALALAELAAPRAAAGAATEPLTPLYLRRPDAVAATARKPVLP from the coding sequence GTGCTCGTTCTCGTGGTGGATTCGTCGACGCCGGCTGTGACGGCGGCGCTGGCCGAGTTGACCGGTACCGCGGTCGCGATCCGGGCCGAACGCCGGACGGTGGATGCCCGGGCGCACGGCGAGTTGCTGGCGCCGGGCATCGACGCGGTGCTGGCCGAGGCGGGTGTCCGGCCGGCGGACCTGGCGGCGATCGTGGCCGGCACCGGACCCGGCCCGTTCACCGGCCTGCGGGTCGGGCTGGTCACGGCCGCCACCATGGGCCAGGTGCTCGGCATCCCGACGTACGGCGTCTGCTCGCTGGACGCGCTCGGCCGGGCCGCGGCCGGGGCCGGCCCGGTGCTGGTGGCCAGCGACGCCCGGCGCCGGGAGGTCTACTGGGCGGTCTACGACGGGGCCGGCGGCCGGTTGGCCGGCCCGGAGGTGGGTCCGGCGGAGGACGCGGTGGCGCGAGCCCGGGACCTGGGCGTCGACGCCGCGGTCGGCGAGGGCGCCCACCGGTACGCCGAGCGGATCGACCTGCCGTTGCGGGCCGAGCCGCGGTTCCCGCCCGCGCTTGCCCTCGCCGAGCTGGCCGCCCCGCGGGCCGCCGCCGGCGCGGCGACCGAGCCGCTCACCCCGCTGTACCTGCGCCGGCCGGACGCGGTGGCGGCAACCGCACGCAAGCCGGTGCTGCCGTGA
- a CDS encoding helix-turn-helix domain-containing protein, whose amino-acid sequence MVRQPLTAEQIAAGRRLGAALRVARADRSLVEVALAAGISPETLRKIEGGRLPAPAFGTVVGLSRALDVPLGELADVWLADLPIRQAS is encoded by the coding sequence ATGGTTCGCCAACCGCTCACCGCCGAACAGATCGCCGCGGGCCGGCGCCTCGGCGCCGCACTGCGGGTGGCGCGGGCCGACCGCAGCCTCGTCGAGGTGGCCCTGGCGGCCGGCATCTCCCCCGAGACGCTGCGCAAGATCGAGGGCGGGCGCCTGCCCGCGCCGGCGTTCGGCACCGTGGTCGGCCTCAGCCGGGCCCTCGACGTCCCCCTCGGTGAGCTGGCCGACGTCTGGCTGGCCGACCTGCCGATCCGGCAGGCGTCATAG
- the rimI gene encoding ribosomal protein S18-alanine N-acetyltransferase, with translation MRWWHIEAVLPMEDDLFGVERWSAAMFWNELANGHHYVVALPERGEQPVGYAGLALQPPAEAWVQNIAVRRDRQRSGVGRALLAELLRTADDAGVRTVLLEVAVDNAPAQKLYARNGFEPLGIRRGYYQPSNTDALVMERHG, from the coding sequence ATGCGCTGGTGGCACATCGAGGCCGTGCTGCCGATGGAGGACGACCTGTTCGGCGTCGAGCGCTGGTCGGCCGCGATGTTCTGGAACGAGCTGGCGAACGGCCACCACTACGTCGTCGCGCTGCCGGAGCGCGGTGAGCAGCCCGTCGGGTACGCCGGCCTGGCCCTGCAACCGCCGGCCGAGGCGTGGGTGCAGAACATCGCGGTACGCCGGGACCGGCAGCGCTCCGGAGTGGGCCGGGCGCTGCTGGCCGAGCTGCTGCGGACGGCCGACGACGCGGGCGTGCGCACGGTGCTGCTGGAGGTGGCCGTGGACAACGCGCCGGCCCAGAAGCTCTACGCCCGCAACGGCTTCGAGCCGCTCGGGATCCGGCGCGGCTACTACCAACCGAGCAACACCGACGCGCTGGTGATGGAGCGACATGGCTGA